One window of Mesorhizobium loti R88b genomic DNA carries:
- a CDS encoding ABC transporter permease, translating into MSSPILKLIAQRIALGIVLLLAVSVLIFAGTQILPGDVAQAILGQSATPESLANLREQLGLNAPAYVRYFHWLGGVLTGDLGTAMSSGQDIATSIKGRLWNTLFLAFWAAIVAVPLAIILGLIAVRYRNGWVDKLISGLALASTSFPEFFIGYVLVYFFAVKWQIFPGISTVYDGMPFGERMQAIALPATALTLVVLAHMMRMTRAAILNVMQSAYVETAELKGLSAFNVIRKHAFPNAIAPIINVVMLNLAYLIVGVVVVEVIFVYPGMGQYLVDHVTKRDVPVVQAVGLIFAAVYITLNIIADIAAIVANPRLRHPK; encoded by the coding sequence ATGTCTTCACCCATCTTGAAGCTGATTGCCCAGCGCATTGCGCTGGGCATAGTCCTCTTGTTGGCCGTCTCGGTCCTGATCTTCGCCGGCACCCAGATCCTGCCCGGCGACGTCGCACAAGCCATTCTCGGACAATCGGCGACACCGGAGTCGCTCGCCAATCTGCGCGAGCAGCTCGGTCTCAATGCGCCCGCCTATGTCAGGTATTTCCATTGGCTTGGCGGTGTGCTGACCGGTGACCTGGGAACCGCCATGTCGAGCGGCCAGGACATTGCCACGTCGATCAAGGGCCGGCTCTGGAATACGTTGTTCCTCGCCTTCTGGGCGGCTATCGTTGCCGTGCCGCTGGCGATCATTCTCGGCTTGATCGCGGTGCGCTACCGCAATGGTTGGGTCGACAAGCTGATCTCCGGACTGGCGCTCGCCTCGACCTCCTTCCCCGAGTTCTTCATCGGCTATGTCCTCGTCTACTTCTTTGCCGTGAAGTGGCAGATCTTCCCCGGCATCTCGACTGTCTATGACGGCATGCCATTCGGTGAGCGCATGCAGGCGATCGCCTTGCCGGCGACGGCGCTGACGCTGGTGGTGCTTGCCCATATGATGCGCATGACGCGTGCGGCGATCCTCAATGTCATGCAGTCGGCCTATGTCGAAACGGCGGAGCTGAAAGGCCTGTCGGCCTTCAACGTCATCCGCAAGCACGCCTTCCCCAATGCCATCGCGCCGATCATCAACGTCGTCATGCTCAACCTCGCCTACCTGATCGTCGGCGTCGTCGTGGTCGAGGTGATCTTCGTCTATCCAGGCATGGGACAGTATCTCGTCGACCATGTCACCAAGCGCGACGTTCCTGTGGTGCAGGCCGTCGGCCTGATCTTTGCCGCCGTCTACATCACATTGAACATCATTGCGGACATAGCGGCGATCGTCGCCAATCCGCGCCTCAGACATCCGAAATAG
- a CDS encoding ABC transporter permease, with the protein MLDIKRIPIPALIGIILTALFVLAAIFAPWIAPHGNGEIIGDVWEPMSAAHWLGTDNLGRDLLSRMIYGARITLFIAVLATALSFSLGAILGFSAAVFGGWYDTLLSRLVDLLMSIPTLIMGLVVLSVLPTNLVTLILVMGILDSTRVYRLSRAVAVDINVMDYVEAAKLRGEGSGWIIFREILPNALSPLVSELGLRFIYAVLFLSTLSFLGLGVQPPDADWGGMVKENKDGIVFGIGAALIPAAAIAMLAISVNLVADWVLNRTTSLKGGRG; encoded by the coding sequence ATGCTCGACATCAAACGCATCCCCATCCCCGCGCTGATCGGCATCATCCTGACGGCGCTGTTCGTGCTGGCGGCGATCTTCGCACCCTGGATCGCACCACACGGCAATGGCGAGATCATTGGTGACGTCTGGGAACCGATGTCGGCGGCGCATTGGCTGGGGACCGACAATCTCGGCCGCGATCTGCTGTCGCGCATGATCTATGGCGCCCGCATCACGCTGTTCATCGCCGTGCTCGCCACCGCGCTATCCTTCTCGCTCGGCGCCATACTCGGTTTCTCGGCGGCGGTGTTCGGCGGCTGGTACGACACGCTTTTGTCGCGCCTCGTCGATCTCCTGATGTCGATCCCGACCCTGATCATGGGCCTCGTCGTGCTTTCCGTGCTGCCTACCAATCTGGTGACGCTGATCCTGGTGATGGGCATTCTCGACTCGACCCGCGTCTACCGCCTGTCGCGGGCGGTTGCGGTCGACATCAATGTCATGGATTATGTTGAAGCCGCCAAGCTGCGTGGCGAAGGCAGCGGCTGGATCATCTTTCGCGAGATCCTGCCCAATGCGCTGTCGCCGCTGGTCTCGGAGCTCGGCCTGCGCTTCATCTACGCCGTGCTGTTCCTGTCGACGCTGTCCTTCCTTGGTCTTGGCGTACAGCCGCCGGACGCCGATTGGGGCGGCATGGTCAAGGAAAACAAGGACGGCATCGTGTTCGGCATCGGCGCGGCGCTGATCCCGGCGGCGGCGATCGCCATGCTGGCGATTTCCGTCAACCTCGTCGCCGACTGGGTGCTCAACCGGACGACAAGCCTGAAGGGAGGGCGCGGGTGA
- a CDS encoding ABC transporter ATP-binding protein, translating into MADTKAKPGLLLDIRNLRIEATVYPPGEAPKNIVLVHDVSLTLEKGKVLGLIGESGAGKSTIGLSSMGYGRGGVRITGGEVILNGRDILKTGKDGFRKLRGREVCYVAQSAAAAFNPAHKLMDQVVEATLLHGTATRAEAEKRAVALFKKLSLPNPETIGERFPHQVSGGQLQRVMTAMALCSEPDLIVFDEPTTALDVTTQIDVLAAIKDAIRDTHVAALYITHDLAVVAQVSDEIMVLRHGRLVEWGGTRQIIKEPRQEYTNALVSVHEIEHAEQKPGTAPFLSVKNVTAAYGRSHIKVLKNVSVDIYPGQTLAVVGESGSGKSTLARAITGLLPPEEGTVTFDGRPLANRLADRPKEDLRQLQMIYQMADVAMNPRQTVGTIIGRPLEFYFGIRGRERDKRVAELLDKIEMGKGFVDRYPAELSGGQKQRVCIARSLAAKPKLIICDEVTSALDPLVAHGILKLLLDLQKEENVAYLFITHDLATVKSIADSIAVMYRGEVVRYGPKSTVLTPPFDAYTDLLLSSVPEMEIGWLEKAIKGRRMASAGN; encoded by the coding sequence ATGGCCGATACCAAAGCGAAACCAGGCCTGCTGCTCGACATCCGCAATCTGCGCATCGAGGCCACCGTCTATCCGCCCGGCGAGGCGCCGAAGAACATCGTGCTGGTGCATGATGTTTCGCTGACTTTGGAAAAGGGCAAGGTGCTGGGCCTGATCGGCGAATCCGGTGCCGGCAAGTCGACCATCGGCCTGTCGTCCATGGGTTATGGCCGTGGCGGCGTGCGCATCACCGGCGGCGAGGTCATCCTCAACGGCCGCGACATCCTCAAGACCGGCAAGGACGGCTTCCGCAAGCTGCGCGGCCGCGAGGTCTGCTATGTCGCGCAATCGGCGGCGGCAGCCTTCAACCCAGCCCACAAGCTGATGGACCAGGTGGTGGAGGCGACGCTGCTGCACGGCACAGCGACACGCGCCGAGGCCGAGAAGCGGGCCGTGGCGCTGTTCAAGAAGCTCAGCCTGCCGAACCCCGAAACCATTGGCGAACGCTTTCCGCACCAGGTTTCGGGCGGCCAGTTGCAGCGCGTGATGACAGCGATGGCGCTGTGTTCCGAACCGGACCTGATCGTCTTCGACGAACCGACCACCGCGCTCGACGTGACGACGCAGATCGACGTCCTGGCGGCGATCAAGGATGCCATCCGCGACACCCATGTCGCGGCGCTCTACATCACCCACGACCTCGCCGTGGTCGCCCAGGTTTCCGACGAGATCATGGTGCTGCGCCACGGAAGGCTCGTCGAATGGGGCGGCACCCGTCAGATCATCAAGGAACCGCGCCAGGAATACACCAACGCGCTGGTCTCGGTGCATGAGATCGAGCATGCCGAACAGAAGCCCGGCACCGCGCCGTTCCTGTCGGTGAAGAACGTCACCGCCGCCTATGGCCGCAGCCACATCAAGGTGCTGAAAAACGTCTCGGTCGACATCTATCCCGGCCAGACGCTGGCCGTGGTGGGTGAGTCCGGCTCCGGCAAATCGACGCTGGCGCGCGCCATCACCGGGCTTTTGCCGCCCGAGGAAGGCACTGTCACCTTCGACGGACGCCCGCTGGCCAACCGGCTTGCCGACCGGCCGAAGGAGGATCTGCGCCAGTTGCAGATGATCTACCAGATGGCTGACGTGGCGATGAACCCGCGCCAGACCGTCGGCACCATCATCGGTAGGCCGCTCGAATTCTATTTCGGCATACGCGGCCGCGAGCGCGACAAGCGCGTTGCCGAACTGCTCGACAAGATCGAGATGGGCAAGGGGTTTGTCGATCGCTATCCGGCCGAGCTTTCCGGCGGCCAGAAGCAGCGCGTCTGCATTGCCCGCTCGCTCGCTGCCAAGCCGAAGCTGATCATCTGCGATGAGGTGACCTCGGCACTCGACCCGCTTGTCGCCCACGGCATCCTCAAGCTGCTGCTCGACCTGCAGAAGGAAGAAAACGTCGCCTATCTGTTCATCACCCACGACCTCGCAACGGTGAAGTCGATCGCCGATTCGATCGCGGTGATGTATCGCGGCGAGGTGGTGCGTTATGGGCCGAAGAGCACGGTTCTGACGCCGCCCTTTGATGCCTATACCGATCTTCTCTTGTCGTCCGTTCCGGAAATGGAGATCGGCTGGCTGGAGAAGGCAATCAAGGGACGGCGCATGGCCAGCGCGGGGAACTAG
- a CDS encoding ABC transporter substrate-binding protein has translation MKTEFDYLAELAGQGRISRRDFLGRTAALGVSAALATTLAGKAFAQTPVKGGIIKAGLQGGESTNSLDPALNLSQVTYSFSKQWGEYLARLSPDNKLVNLIAEDIGASKDAKTWTIKVRDGIEFHNGKTVSAEDVAATIERHADEKSKSGALGILKNIKGVKASGKEVIVTLGDADADFPYLMADYHLVIQPNGGRDNPNAGISAGPYKVTVNQPGVRHGGERFANYWQGDKAGHADQVEIVVINDATARLAALQGGQVHMINRVEPKVVDLVKRIPGVTIENVSGKGYYPFNMFCDTAPFDSNDLRMALKLAMDREEMLEKILRGYGSVGNDFPINEAYPLFTAIEQRKFDPEKAAALYKKSGHSGTVLLRTSDVAFPGAVDAAQLYQQSAAKAGIKIEIKREPGDGYWSEVWNKQPFSLSYWGGRATQDQMYSTGYVSTADWNDTRFKRPEFDKMLFTARGELDQDKRKAIYHDMAVMMRDEGGLIVPFFNQFIDAAATNKIAGWVKNPIGEMMDGYALGECWLNA, from the coding sequence ATGAAGACTGAATTCGATTATCTCGCTGAACTCGCGGGCCAGGGCCGGATCTCACGCCGCGACTTCCTCGGCCGCACCGCGGCACTTGGCGTCTCGGCGGCATTGGCAACGACATTGGCGGGCAAAGCCTTCGCGCAGACGCCGGTCAAGGGCGGCATCATCAAGGCCGGCCTGCAGGGCGGCGAATCGACCAACAGCCTCGACCCGGCGCTGAACCTCAGCCAGGTTACCTACAGTTTCAGCAAGCAGTGGGGCGAGTATCTTGCCCGGCTGAGCCCGGACAACAAGCTGGTCAACCTGATTGCCGAAGACATCGGCGCTTCCAAGGATGCCAAGACGTGGACGATCAAGGTCCGTGACGGCATCGAATTCCACAATGGCAAGACGGTCAGCGCCGAAGACGTTGCCGCCACCATCGAGCGCCATGCCGACGAGAAGTCGAAGTCGGGCGCGCTCGGCATCCTCAAGAACATCAAGGGCGTCAAGGCAAGCGGCAAGGAAGTGATCGTCACGCTGGGCGACGCGGATGCCGACTTCCCCTATCTGATGGCCGACTACCATCTCGTCATCCAGCCGAATGGCGGCAGGGACAATCCGAATGCCGGTATCAGCGCCGGTCCCTACAAGGTTACGGTCAACCAGCCGGGCGTGCGCCATGGCGGCGAGCGCTTTGCCAACTACTGGCAAGGCGACAAGGCCGGCCATGCCGACCAGGTCGAGATCGTCGTTATCAACGACGCGACGGCGCGGCTTGCCGCGCTGCAGGGTGGCCAGGTTCACATGATCAACCGCGTCGAGCCCAAGGTCGTCGACCTGGTCAAGCGCATCCCGGGCGTCACCATCGAGAACGTCTCCGGCAAGGGCTACTACCCGTTCAACATGTTCTGCGACACCGCGCCCTTCGACAGCAACGATCTGCGCATGGCGCTCAAGCTCGCCATGGACCGCGAGGAAATGCTGGAGAAGATTCTGCGCGGCTACGGCTCTGTCGGCAACGACTTCCCGATCAACGAAGCCTACCCGCTGTTTACCGCCATCGAGCAGCGCAAATTCGATCCGGAAAAGGCCGCCGCCCTCTACAAAAAGTCCGGCCACAGCGGCACCGTCCTGCTGCGTACCTCCGATGTCGCCTTCCCCGGCGCCGTCGACGCCGCCCAGCTCTATCAGCAGAGTGCGGCCAAAGCCGGTATCAAGATCGAGATCAAGCGCGAGCCCGGCGACGGCTACTGGTCCGAAGTCTGGAACAAGCAACCCTTCTCGCTCTCCTATTGGGGCGGACGCGCGACGCAGGACCAGATGTATTCCACGGGTTACGTCTCGACAGCCGACTGGAACGACACGCGCTTCAAGCGGCCGGAATTCGACAAGATGCTGTTCACCGCGCGCGGCGAGCTCGACCAGGACAAGCGCAAGGCGATCTACCACGACATGGCGGTCATGATGCGCGACGAAGGCGGCCTGATCGTGCCCTTCTTCAACCAGTTCATCGACGCCGCCGCGACCAACAAGATCGCGGGTTGGGTCAAGAACCCAATCGGCGAAATGATGGATGGGTACGCGCTCGGCGAATGCTGGCTGAACGCCTGA
- a CDS encoding alkaline phosphatase family protein, whose protein sequence is MALQSKLLLIILDGVPYRNWRRLMGNLEGWVQSGEARVWKMRSVLPSTSACCYASIHTGVSPQVHGILSNENRFRVAQPDIFSEVSKAGGKTGAVTHSYWSEFFRSYPFDLVEDMEYDEPGGPITHGRFHTMTGYNQRNQMTPSDVDLLATLTMLTKRHGIDYGILHTCTLDSMGHRFGHDCHEMDHAVYAMDGMLAAFLPGWIEAGYEVMVTADHGQTDRGHHGGHDDEMQDFALYYFGSGKGPQADTLLDQLQLAPTVLGRLGVAVPATMKAKPFLS, encoded by the coding sequence ATGGCGCTCCAATCCAAGCTTTTGCTGATCATCCTCGATGGCGTGCCTTACCGGAACTGGCGCCGGCTGATGGGTAATCTCGAAGGCTGGGTGCAATCGGGCGAGGCACGGGTCTGGAAGATGCGCTCGGTGCTGCCGTCGACCTCGGCCTGCTGCTATGCCTCGATCCATACTGGGGTTTCACCGCAGGTGCACGGCATCCTCTCCAACGAGAATCGCTTTCGTGTCGCGCAGCCGGACATCTTCTCCGAAGTCAGCAAGGCCGGCGGCAAGACGGGTGCCGTCACCCATTCCTACTGGTCGGAATTCTTCCGGTCCTATCCGTTCGACCTGGTCGAGGACATGGAATATGATGAGCCAGGCGGGCCGATCACGCATGGCCGCTTCCACACCATGACCGGCTATAACCAGCGCAACCAGATGACGCCGAGCGATGTCGACCTGCTCGCGACGCTGACCATGCTGACCAAACGCCATGGCATCGACTACGGCATCCTGCACACCTGCACGCTGGATTCGATGGGCCATCGCTTCGGCCATGACTGCCATGAGATGGATCATGCCGTCTACGCCATGGACGGCATGCTGGCGGCCTTCCTGCCGGGCTGGATCGAAGCCGGCTACGAGGTAATGGTCACCGCCGACCATGGCCAGACGGATCGCGGCCACCATGGCGGCCATGACGACGAGATGCAGGATTTCGCGCTCTATTACTTCGGATCCGGCAAAGGACCGCAGGCCGACACGCTGCTCGACCAGCTGCAGCTGGCGCCGACGGTGTTGGGCCGGCTGGGTGTGGCGGTGCCGGCGACGATGAAAGCGAAGCCCTTCTTGAGTTGA
- a CDS encoding sigma-70 family RNA polymerase sigma factor: MTAATETDRALVDRVAKGDRAAVRLLFMRHHARVYRFVARQTGSEMMADDIANEVFLELWRQAPGFEGRSEVSTWLLGIARFKALSLLRKKKEDWIDDEAAAAVPDSADTPEVVTMKEDKAAALRRFIDALPEEHRTVIDLAYYHGQSVTEIGEVLGIPVATVKTRMFYARKKLGETLKAAGYDRGWP; the protein is encoded by the coding sequence ATGACGGCAGCGACGGAGACCGATCGCGCGCTTGTCGACCGGGTCGCGAAGGGCGACCGTGCCGCCGTGCGGCTCCTGTTCATGCGTCACCACGCGCGGGTCTACCGCTTCGTGGCGCGCCAGACGGGATCGGAAATGATGGCTGACGATATCGCGAATGAGGTGTTCCTCGAACTGTGGCGCCAGGCGCCAGGCTTCGAAGGGCGCTCCGAAGTCTCGACATGGCTGCTCGGCATCGCCCGGTTCAAGGCGCTGTCCTTGCTGCGCAAGAAAAAGGAAGACTGGATCGACGACGAGGCCGCCGCCGCGGTGCCCGACAGCGCCGACACGCCTGAGGTCGTCACCATGAAGGAAGACAAGGCCGCCGCCTTGCGCCGCTTCATCGATGCCTTGCCCGAAGAACACCGCACGGTGATCGACCTTGCCTATTACCACGGACAGTCGGTGACGGAGATCGGCGAGGTGCTTGGCATCCCGGTCGCGACCGTCAAGACCCGGATGTTTTACGCCCGCAAGAAACTCGGCGAAACCCTCAAGGCTGCCGGTTACGACAGGGGGTGGCCATGA
- a CDS encoding S8 family serine peptidase, producing MAAEAALRFAAILAAAMTIAAVPASAQTNAANGDQTKIDCRNGANATAPDCAKDGSGAKAGSDTDQAGAVFLPALIVDLFPNPVAPPAPVPTPEPAPPPANNQASPPSGGPIAAPTDLIAVQPPRAVAGDFVPDEVLVTVGGDAGAVQQIAASFGLEVRSQRQSRLLGTTLVRFGIPDGRPVGVVLAQLAADGRTQRREPNHIYSLQQAAGIVNYAFDHIELDSKQASGENVRVAVIDTGIDDTNPALAGVIAAQFDAMPDVPIEKRDHGTSVDGLIAGVGALEGMAPGAKIYHARAFEGGKSTMDVILSALDWAAEQNVSVINMSFVGPKNELLGTACRNARALGIVLVAAAGNNGPKAPYGYPAAFDGVIAVTATDAKDGLMPQANRGAYVFISAPGVEMVAPSGAGSDVVTGTSFAAAIVSGAIANLIHASPDRSADDIEKALAATAKDLGPKGRDNDFGYGLLDIKAAEAAKE from the coding sequence ATGGCGGCTGAGGCGGCCCTTCGATTTGCGGCGATCCTGGCGGCGGCGATGACAATCGCTGCCGTGCCCGCGTCGGCGCAAACCAACGCCGCCAATGGCGACCAAACGAAAATCGACTGCCGCAACGGCGCCAATGCGACGGCGCCCGACTGCGCCAAGGACGGCAGCGGTGCAAAGGCCGGATCGGACACCGATCAGGCCGGCGCCGTCTTTCTCCCCGCTTTGATCGTCGACCTGTTTCCCAATCCGGTGGCGCCCCCGGCACCGGTGCCGACACCAGAGCCGGCGCCGCCGCCCGCCAACAATCAGGCCAGTCCGCCATCGGGCGGTCCGATCGCCGCGCCGACCGATCTCATTGCCGTTCAGCCGCCGCGCGCCGTGGCCGGCGATTTCGTGCCCGACGAGGTGCTGGTAACGGTCGGCGGTGATGCCGGCGCCGTACAGCAGATCGCCGCCTCCTTCGGCCTCGAAGTGCGTTCGCAGCGCCAGTCCCGGCTGCTCGGCACCACGCTGGTGCGCTTCGGCATTCCCGATGGCCGTCCGGTCGGCGTCGTGCTGGCGCAGCTCGCCGCCGATGGCCGCACGCAGCGGCGCGAGCCCAATCACATCTATTCGCTGCAGCAGGCCGCGGGCATTGTGAACTACGCCTTCGACCACATCGAACTCGATTCCAAACAGGCCAGCGGCGAAAACGTCAGGGTTGCCGTCATCGATACCGGCATCGACGACACCAATCCGGCGCTGGCCGGCGTCATCGCCGCACAGTTCGACGCCATGCCGGACGTGCCGATCGAAAAGCGCGACCATGGCACTTCGGTCGATGGGCTGATCGCCGGCGTCGGCGCGCTGGAAGGCATGGCGCCGGGCGCCAAGATTTATCACGCGCGTGCCTTCGAAGGCGGTAAGTCGACCATGGACGTCATCCTGTCGGCGCTCGACTGGGCGGCGGAGCAGAATGTCAGCGTCATCAATATGAGCTTCGTCGGGCCGAAGAACGAGCTGCTCGGCACCGCCTGCCGCAATGCCCGCGCGCTCGGCATCGTGCTGGTCGCCGCCGCCGGCAACAACGGGCCGAAAGCGCCCTATGGCTATCCAGCCGCCTTCGACGGCGTCATCGCGGTGACCGCCACCGACGCCAAGGACGGGCTGATGCCGCAGGCCAATCGCGGCGCCTATGTCTTCATCTCGGCGCCGGGCGTCGAGATGGTGGCGCCGAGCGGGGCGGGCTCGGACGTCGTCACCGGCACGTCTTTCGCGGCGGCTATCGTCAGCGGCGCCATCGCCAATCTCATCCATGCTTCGCCCGACCGCTCAGCCGACGACATCGAGAAGGCTTTGGCGGCAACAGCGAAGGATCTCGGCCCCAAGGGGCGCGACAACGACTTCGGCTATGGGCTGCTGGACATCAAGGCGGCGGAGGCGGCAAAGGAGTGA
- a CDS encoding substrate-binding domain-containing protein: MNLKQLAHMLALSQTTVSRALNGYPEVNEETRRRVMDAAKRHGYRPNPSARRLATGKSGMIGYVLPTGAAVDIDPHFVEFLSGLGDYARSHELDLVLSPADADDQETTYRRIVANRQVDAVYISSPKPQDSRVALVSTLGIPFLVHGRSEGFEFDYPYLDIDNEGAFHEAARLLVQLGHRRLALINGDDRETFAIHRERGVRRALAASGLNLGERNVCSVVMTEENGYRATRRLLEASDAPTAIACSSLIMALGVVRAVRDLGLTIPGDVSLIAHDDVFPWLKPENFSVPLSTTRSSIRLAGARVAERLAARISGLEEGARGEVWPVDLVVRGSVAGAPA; this comes from the coding sequence GTGAACCTCAAGCAGCTCGCGCATATGCTGGCGCTTTCGCAGACCACGGTGAGCCGGGCGCTGAACGGTTACCCGGAGGTCAACGAGGAAACGCGCAGGCGCGTCATGGACGCCGCCAAGCGCCATGGCTATCGCCCCAATCCAAGCGCTCGCAGGCTGGCGACCGGCAAGTCCGGCATGATCGGTTATGTCTTGCCGACGGGTGCGGCCGTCGACATCGACCCGCACTTCGTCGAATTCCTGTCCGGCCTCGGCGACTACGCCCGCTCGCATGAGCTCGACCTCGTGCTGTCGCCCGCCGATGCCGACGACCAGGAGACGACCTATCGGCGCATCGTCGCCAACCGGCAGGTCGATGCCGTCTATATCTCTTCGCCGAAGCCTCAGGACAGCCGGGTGGCGCTGGTCAGCACGCTCGGCATTCCCTTCCTAGTCCATGGCCGCAGCGAAGGCTTCGAGTTCGACTACCCGTATCTCGACATCGACAATGAGGGTGCCTTTCACGAGGCGGCGCGGCTGCTGGTCCAGCTCGGCCACCGGCGGCTGGCGCTGATCAATGGCGACGACCGCGAGACCTTCGCCATTCATCGCGAGCGCGGCGTGCGTCGCGCTCTCGCGGCCAGCGGACTGAACCTGGGTGAGCGCAATGTCTGCTCGGTGGTCATGACCGAAGAAAACGGCTATCGCGCCACCAGGCGTCTGCTGGAGGCGAGCGACGCACCAACGGCGATCGCCTGCTCCAGCCTGATCATGGCGCTGGGCGTCGTGCGCGCCGTGCGCGACCTCGGCCTCACCATTCCAGGCGACGTCTCGCTGATCGCCCATGACGACGTCTTTCCCTGGCTGAAGCCCGAGAATTTCTCCGTGCCGCTGTCGACGACGCGCTCATCCATCCGCCTCGCCGGCGCCCGCGTCGCCGAGCGGCTGGCGGCGCGGATATCGGGTCTGGAAGAGGGTGCGCGAGGTGAGGTCTGGCCGGTCGACCTGGTGGTTAGGGGATCGGTCGCGGGAGCGCCGGCCTAG
- a CDS encoding ABC transporter substrate-binding protein: MKKMLLLGVAFAALALNTPAHAELKFKPGEDKRFHWANFEDLKKVDLKGETLTIFGPWRGEDEALARSVLDYFSEATGVEIKYSSSENYEQQIVIDTQAGSPPNIAILPQPGLIQDLASKGVLTPLGDDVAAWVKENYAAGDSWAKLGTFAGKDGKPGFYALPYKIDVKGLVWYSPDNFQEAGYKVPKTQEELAELEKKIIADGGKPWCIGLGSGGATGWPATDWVEDIMLRTQPPEVYDKWVKNEIPFNDPAVVNAIDIFGKIATDDKMVDGGAKAVAATDFRDSPKGLFSVPPKCYMHHQASFIPSFFPEGVKLGQDADFFNYPPYASKPELGTPLEVAGTLVMITKDSKASHEFIKFLQMPLAHELWMAQKSFVTPFKGANKDAYGSEALKKQGEILVGATTVRFDGSDLMPGKIGAGAFWTGMIDLVGGKSAQDVATDIQKSWDGIK; the protein is encoded by the coding sequence ATGAAGAAAATGCTTTTGCTGGGTGTCGCGTTCGCTGCGCTCGCCCTGAATACGCCCGCGCATGCCGAACTGAAGTTCAAGCCCGGCGAGGACAAGCGCTTTCACTGGGCAAATTTCGAAGACCTCAAGAAAGTCGACCTCAAGGGCGAGACCCTGACCATCTTCGGACCGTGGCGCGGCGAGGATGAGGCACTAGCCCGTTCGGTGCTCGATTATTTCTCCGAAGCCACCGGCGTCGAGATCAAATATTCCTCGTCGGAAAACTACGAACAGCAGATCGTTATCGACACCCAGGCGGGTAGCCCGCCCAACATCGCCATCCTGCCGCAGCCGGGCCTCATCCAGGATCTTGCGTCCAAGGGCGTTCTGACCCCGCTGGGCGACGACGTTGCCGCATGGGTCAAGGAAAACTACGCGGCCGGCGACTCCTGGGCCAAGCTTGGCACCTTCGCAGGCAAGGACGGCAAGCCAGGATTCTATGCGCTTCCCTACAAGATCGACGTGAAGGGGCTGGTCTGGTACTCGCCCGATAATTTCCAGGAAGCCGGCTACAAGGTCCCCAAGACCCAAGAGGAACTGGCCGAGCTCGAAAAGAAGATCATCGCCGATGGCGGCAAGCCCTGGTGCATCGGGCTTGGCTCCGGCGGCGCCACCGGCTGGCCGGCGACCGACTGGGTCGAGGACATCATGCTGCGCACGCAGCCGCCTGAGGTCTACGACAAGTGGGTGAAAAACGAGATCCCGTTCAACGACCCCGCCGTGGTCAATGCCATCGACATTTTCGGCAAGATCGCCACCGACGATAAAATGGTGGACGGCGGCGCCAAGGCGGTCGCGGCGACCGATTTCCGCGACAGCCCGAAGGGCCTCTTCTCCGTACCGCCGAAATGCTACATGCATCATCAGGCATCGTTCATCCCCTCCTTCTTCCCGGAGGGCGTCAAGCTCGGTCAGGATGCGGACTTCTTCAACTATCCGCCCTACGCCTCCAAGCCGGAGCTCGGCACGCCGCTGGAAGTGGCCGGAACGCTGGTGATGATCACCAAGGATTCCAAGGCATCTCACGAGTTCATCAAGTTCCTGCAGATGCCGCTCGCGCATGAATTGTGGATGGCGCAGAAAAGCTTCGTCACCCCCTTCAAGGGAGCCAACAAGGACGCCTATGGCAGCGAAGCCCTGAAGAAGCAGGGCGAGATCCTGGTCGGAGCGACGACCGTGCGCTTCGACGGTTCCGACCTGATGCCGGGCAAGATCGGCGCCGGCGCCTTCTGGACCGGCATGATCGACCTGGTCGGCGGCAAGTCCGCCCAGGACGTCGCCACAGACATCCAGAAGAGCTGGGACGGCATCAAGTAA